TCTACCCCGCGCTGGCCGCCGGCGCGTGCGGCTTCCTGGTCAAGGACGCCGCCCCCGAAGACCTGCTGGACGGGGTGCGCCGGGCGGCCGCGGGCGGCTCCCCCTTCAGCCCCGCGGTGCTGCGCCGCCTCGTCGCGTCCGCGGTGCACAGCCGCTCGGCGCCCGCCGACCCGTCCCGGCCGGACTTCGGCCTCACCCCGCGCGAGACCGAGGTGCTCGCGCTCGTCGGCGAGGGCCTGTCGAACGGCGAGATCGCCGAACGCCTCCACCTCGGCGTGACCACGGTCAAGACGCACATCGCGAGCCTCATGACCAAGACCGCCACGCCAAACCGGGTGCGCCTCGCGGTGCTCGCGGTCCAATCGGGCGTCACCGCCTAGATCAAAATCCAGAAGAGGTGAGCTACCGCGATGTCCGCGGTGGTCCGGACCGTTGCTCCCGCGGCCTCACCCTCCGCGTTTGGCAAGACCCAAGCCCGGAGGCGCGCCCAGCAGGCGGAAGAGCAGCAGCCACTGCTCCGGCCACACATGACCGACCACTGTGGACATGTCGAGCCGCGCGGCCCGGAAAGCGCCGTCCACCTTGCGCGCCGGGTAGCGCTGCCGCAGCGACGCGTGCAGTGAGCCGCCGCCGCCGCCGAAGCCGAGGTCCACAAAGGACCGGTACGCCGCCCTCGCCCGGCCGGGCACGAGTGGCGCCGGCCGCCGTGAAAGGCGCAGGATGCCGGAGTCAACGCGCGGCACCGGGCGGAAGGCACGCCGGGAGATGCGGCCGTACAGCCCCCAGTGAAACTCCGGCCACGTCGCCACCGTCAGCCGGCTCCACCGTCCATAGTCGCCTGTGCGCTTGCGGGCGTACTCGAGCTGGGTCACGAGCGTCGCCGACGTGAGCGCCGGCGCGCGCAGGCACCACTGCACGATCGGTGCGGTCAGCGCGTACGGGATGTTGCCCACCACCGCGAACGGCTCGCGCGGCGGTCGGGCGGTCAGAAAGTCCTGGTGCCGCACGGCCACGTTCTCCGGCACGGCGAGGGCGGTGGCGAAGGCGGGGTCGACCTCGTACGCCACGACCCGCCCGGCCGCCTCGGCCAGCCGCCGCGTGAGCCGCCCGTCACCGGCGCCCACCTCCAGCACCAGGTCGCCGCGGCCCGGAGCGGCGGCGCGGACCACGCGGCCGAGCGCGCCCGGATCGTTCAGGAAGGTCTGCGACAGCACCCGCCGGGTGCGGTCGCGCTCGTTTCGGATGGGTTGGGTGTTGTGCGCCACTGCCGGCGTCCTCTCCCACCGGCCCACACGCGGGGCCGGCACTGCGCGGACAGGCCGTGGCGGGAGCGTGGCAGTGCGAACGCACGCGAAAGCGAGGCCTGTCCGAGACGGTTAAGGGCTCGGAGGGCCCTGGAAGAGAACGCGGAGTGAGTGTGCGGCGATCAGCCCAGGGCCGGACGCACCAGCCAAGGCCTGACAACGAAGGCAGGACCCCACGCACCCATCAGGGCGGGGGTCATGTTGAGCAGGGCGTGTGGCATGGCACCGACGCTAGCGCAATCTCGACGGAGCCTGTATCGGATTTCCGCCAGCCCGCTCTTATGTTGCATGAGCGAACGTCACCAACCGGCGCCGAAGCACACCAGCGGCGCCAGGTCCTCCTCGGCCTTGGCCGCGCTCTCGATTGCGGCCGCCAGCGCGGCGGCCGGTGACTCACCATCTCGCAGTGCCGCGTGGTGGGCCGGACCGACCTGGTAAGCGACCGCGTCGGCGATCCGCGCGACGCCGGCCACGACACTCCCCGCGCCGCCGTGCAGCAGTGCGGCGGTCATCCCCAGCGTCTCCTCGCCCGGCCGAGGCCGGGCGAGGCCCAACTCGCACGCCGACAGCACGATGTGCGCCGGCAGCCTCGGCAGCTGATGCAGCTCGTGGCCGAAGAGCGGCCCGTCGGCCAGCTCCAGGTGGGAGAAGAGCGGGTTGTCCGGCTCGTGCACACCGTGCGCGGCCACGTGCAGCACGTCCGCGGTGCGCGCCGCGTCGCGTACCCCCGCTGTGGTGGACTCCGCCGGCGAGTGCACCGACCACACCTCCGCGACCAGCCGCACCTCCTCCGCGGCCCGGGCCACCCGCGGGCCCGCGGCCAGCGCCAGCGTCGGCCGCGTCGGCAGCGCGGCCCGGTCGCGAGCGGCCAGCCACGCGGTCGCCGACGCCACGACCGCCAGCGGGCGCCCGCGCAGGGCTGGCAGGAGCGTCCACGGCACGGCCACGAGCCCGGCTGCCGGCGCCAGCAGCAGCGGCCCGTCGGCCAGGTGCCGCCGCAGCGGGTGCCAGAGCAGCTCGTCGAGGCGCTGCAGTGACCGCCGGCTCGCCGCCCGCACGCTGAGCCGCATCGGCTCCGGCAGGTT
The window above is part of the Phytohabitans houttuyneae genome. Proteins encoded here:
- the erm gene encoding ErmE/ErmH/ErmO/ErmR family 23S rRNA (adenine(2058)-N(6))-methyltransferase, which produces MRNERDRTRRVLSQTFLNDPGALGRVVRAAAPGRGDLVLEVGAGDGRLTRRLAEAAGRVVAYEVDPAFATALAVPENVAVRHQDFLTARPPREPFAVVGNIPYALTAPIVQWCLRAPALTSATLVTQLEYARKRTGDYGRWSRLTVATWPEFHWGLYGRISRRAFRPVPRVDSGILRLSRRPAPLVPGRARAAYRSFVDLGFGGGGGSLHASLRQRYPARKVDGAFRAARLDMSTVVGHVWPEQWLLLFRLLGAPPGLGLAKRGG
- a CDS encoding response regulator, whose amino-acid sequence is MIRVLLADDQHLVRAGLRMLCTAAPDVEVVGEADSGAEAVRLAEQVLPDVILMDLRMPGVDGITATARILAARPSVRVVVLTTFDDDDHLYPALAAGACGFLVKDAAPEDLLDGVRRAAAGGSPFSPAVLRRLVASAVHSRSAPADPSRPDFGLTPRETEVLALVGEGLSNGEIAERLHLGVTTVKTHIASLMTKTATPNRVRLAVLAVQSGVTA